The following nucleotide sequence is from Nitrososphaerota archaeon.
AACCCACCCTCTGCCCATTTTGTCTGTGCCAGATCTTCAGCTTGGGCTCCACGTCTCCAGCGCCCAGTCCCTCGACCTGGCCTTTGACAGAGCCCTGGAAATCGGGGCCACGACCTTCCAGGTTTTCACCCGCAATCCCAACCAGTGGAAGTTCAAGCCTATCCCAGACGAGGTGATGGCATCTTTCCATGAGAAGCGACAGAGATCAGGGTTCAAGAGCGTCGTCGACCACATGCCCTACCTTCCGAACCTCGCCTCACCAGAGAAGGCTATCCTGAGACAGAGCCGGGACACGTTGGACGCGGAGGTGAAGCGCTGCGACGACCTGGGAATCGACTACCTCGTCATTCACCTGGGGAGCCACAAGGGGGGCGGCACGATGCTGGGGGTGCGCAACATTTCGGAGGCTGTCAACGGGGCCCTCGCAGGCAGCGACGGGGAAACGACGATACTGCTCGAGAACATGGCGGGCCAAAAGAACAGCGTGGGCGCCAGGTTCGAAGAATTGAGGCTGATCTTGAACAGGGTAAAGAAGGACAACAGAGTGGGTGTCTGTTTTGACAGTTGCCACGCCTTCGCCGCAGGGTTCGACCTGAGGAATGAAGAGT
It contains:
- a CDS encoding deoxyribonuclease IV produces the protein MPDLQLGLHVSSAQSLDLAFDRALEIGATTFQVFTRNPNQWKFKPIPDEVMASFHEKRQRSGFKSVVDHMPYLPNLASPEKAILRQSRDTLDAEVKRCDDLGIDYLVIHLGSHKGGGTMLGVRNISEAVNGALAGSDGETTILLENMAGQKNSVGARFEELRLILNRVKKDNRVGVCFDSCHAFAAGFDLRNEESVGRTMDLFDQCVGYDRLKVVHLNDSKGALGSNLDRHENIGKGKIGTRGARAFLHYKGLTERPIIMETPYEDTKGMKDSLVTVRRLLR